A genomic stretch from Acropora palmata chromosome 13, jaAcrPala1.3, whole genome shotgun sequence includes:
- the LOC141864204 gene encoding uncharacterized protein LOC141864204, with product MAVRIRNDSWKNHHDLEDILRKYVREGLHREEMLDFVSRDFSQYAWSLRTLDRRLYHFQICQTDRNVTVDEVEAAVKKELEGPGKLLGYRALHKKIRQVYDLNVPRDLVYAVMYNVDADALEERAPQFKNKKPKGHFTSPGPNYVHSLDGHDKLMGFRNSTFPIASYGCIDTCSRKVLWAKVWIGNSDPKLIGRFYLEYLFKTRMVASRIRLDKGTETGVMATMHAFVRQQHGDMDPLETVIYGPSTSNQIERWWRELHERLEKFFKLPLKELRDQGHYDTNSETDRYYLYLNSSELHTISSVYAKLMHC from the exons ATGGCGGTTCGAATAAGGAACGATTCGTGGAAAAATCATCATGACCTAGAAGATATCCTGAGAAAGTATGTTAGGGAGGGATTGCATCGCGAAGAGATGttggattttgtttcaaggGATTTCAGTCAATACGCCTGGAGTTTGAGGACACTGGATAGAAGGCTCTACCATTTCCAAATTTGTCAAACAGATAGAAATGTGACTGTAGACGAAGTTGAAGCAGCGGTCAAAAAAGAACTAGAAGGCCCAGGAAAGCTACTGGGCTATAGAGCTCTTCATAAAAAAATCAGGCAGGTCTATGATTTGAATGTGCCACGAGATTTGGTATATGCGGTCATGTATAATGTCGATGCAGATGCCTTAGAAGAAAGGGCTCCACAGTTTAAAAACAAGAAGCCAAAAGGTCACTTCACGTCACCAGGGCCTAACTACGTACATTCATTGGATGGCCATGATAAATTAATGGGTTTCAGAAATAGCACTTTCCCAATAGCCAGTTATGGTTGTATAGACACTTGTAGTAGGAAAGTACTATGGGCAAAG GTGTGGATTGGTAATAGCGATCCCAAACTTATAGGCCGTTTCTATCTAgaatatttattcaaaacgAGAATGGTTGCCAGTAGAATAAGACTTGACAAAGGAACTGAGACTGGAGTGATGGCCACAATGCATGCGTTTGTGAGACAGCAACATGGGGATATGGATCCTCTGGAAACGGTGATTTATGGCCCTTCAACATCCAATCAG ATTGAGAGGTGGTGGAGGGAGCTCCATGAAAggcttgaaaaattttttaagcTTCCCTTAAAGGAACTTCGAGATCAGGGCCACTATGACACAAACAGTGAAACTGATAGGTACTACCTATATCTTAATAGTTCTGAGTTGCATACAATTAGCAGTGTGTACGCAAAATTAATGCACTGctaa